Proteins co-encoded in one Bacillus sp. FSL H8-0547 genomic window:
- a CDS encoding 2-hydroxycarboxylate transporter family protein: MKTLPFEAEQQKRKGLWYKINQLKIGVIPLPVYLVIALIVYGAAVNNELPPDMIGGFALIMVMGILLGDLGMKIPILKSIGGPAILSLLVPSILVFYNVLNPASMEAVTTLMKTSNFLYLYISILVAGSILGMTRSLLIQGFMRMFVPLVLGTLASVAAAMLVGSLFGYSLKHTFFYIVVPIIGGGIGEGILPLSLGYSQILGGSPESYVSQMIPAAVIGNIAAIICAGLMKNLGERRPDLTGNGVLVKSKDGNTFKEDESKFNKIDFSLMGAGLLIACTFFIFGGLAHKFLGIPGPVLMIVAATLVKCFQLLPAKMEQGSFHLYKFISTSLTWPLMVGLGILYIPLEDVVKIVTPGYILVCISVVVAMVTTGYFTGKLMKMYPVDSAIVTGCHSGLGGTGDVAILSASNRMSLMPFAQVATRLGGASTVIIAILLMKLLG, from the coding sequence ATGAAAACGCTTCCTTTTGAAGCGGAACAGCAAAAAAGAAAAGGCTTATGGTACAAAATCAACCAGTTGAAGATCGGTGTCATTCCGCTGCCGGTTTACCTTGTCATAGCTCTCATCGTCTATGGAGCTGCAGTAAACAATGAACTTCCACCCGATATGATTGGGGGATTTGCCCTGATTATGGTCATGGGAATTCTGCTTGGCGACCTGGGTATGAAAATTCCCATTCTGAAAAGCATTGGAGGACCGGCGATTCTGTCGCTGCTGGTTCCGTCCATTCTCGTCTTTTACAATGTGCTGAATCCTGCTTCTATGGAAGCCGTCACCACATTGATGAAAACATCCAACTTTTTATATCTTTATATCTCCATTTTAGTCGCAGGAAGCATCCTCGGAATGACGCGGAGCCTTCTGATTCAAGGGTTTATGAGGATGTTTGTCCCCCTCGTTCTTGGTACGCTTGCATCTGTGGCAGCGGCCATGCTCGTAGGATCCCTGTTCGGCTACAGCTTGAAGCACACATTCTTTTATATTGTCGTGCCGATCATTGGAGGAGGCATCGGGGAAGGTATTCTCCCGCTGTCGCTGGGCTATTCGCAGATTCTTGGAGGATCGCCTGAAAGCTATGTGTCCCAGATGATTCCCGCAGCCGTAATTGGAAACATTGCCGCCATCATCTGCGCAGGTCTGATGAAAAATCTTGGAGAACGCAGACCGGATTTGACCGGAAACGGCGTTCTTGTGAAATCGAAAGATGGAAACACGTTCAAGGAAGATGAGTCTAAATTCAATAAAATCGACTTTTCGCTGATGGGAGCAGGACTTCTGATTGCCTGCACGTTCTTTATTTTCGGAGGACTCGCGCACAAATTCCTCGGAATTCCGGGACCGGTGCTGATGATTGTCGCCGCAACCCTGGTGAAATGCTTTCAGCTTCTTCCGGCCAAGATGGAGCAGGGGTCGTTCCACTTGTACAAGTTCATCTCAACCAGCCTGACATGGCCGCTTATGGTTGGACTTGGCATACTGTACATTCCTCTTGAAGATGTTGTGAAGATTGTAACGCCCGGCTATATTCTAGTCTGCATCAGCGTTGTTGTTGCAATGGTAACTACCGGTTATTTCACAGGCAAGCTGATGAAGATGTATCCGGTCGACTCGGCCATTGTTACAGGCTGTCACAGCGGCCTTGGAGGAACCGGAGATGTGGCGATTCTGTCTGCTTCCAACCGGATGTCGCTCATGCCGTTCGCACAGGTTGCAACAAGACTCGGCGGTGCATCAACAGTAATCATCGCTATCCTGCTTATGAAATTACTCGGTTAA
- a CDS encoding response regulator → MTRVMIVEDDPMVAEFNKRYLAQSGGFELAAVCTSVGEAVAALENSQIDLILLDIFMPGKSGLDLLAYIREKKKEIDVIVISAASDIDRVQKALRLGAVDYLIKPFEYERFHEALSAYREKASFILKQQVLSQKDLDEMLLRKEERHLPEDLPKGLTQETLKLTWTAILELEAEHFSIDDLVSKVGISRVSVRKYLKFLIDAGVLNVKVSYGTIGRPVYQHSVNQSKIHIMNQYM, encoded by the coding sequence ATGACCAGGGTGATGATTGTAGAAGATGATCCGATGGTGGCCGAGTTCAATAAGCGGTATTTGGCCCAGTCCGGCGGATTCGAACTGGCAGCCGTCTGCACCTCGGTCGGAGAAGCTGTTGCGGCTCTTGAAAACAGCCAGATAGACCTGATTCTTCTGGATATCTTTATGCCGGGTAAAAGCGGACTCGATCTGTTGGCGTATATCCGGGAAAAAAAGAAGGAGATAGATGTTATCGTCATCTCTGCAGCCTCCGATATTGACCGTGTGCAGAAGGCTCTCAGGCTCGGTGCAGTGGATTATCTGATTAAGCCGTTTGAATACGAAAGGTTTCACGAGGCGCTTTCGGCATACAGGGAAAAGGCCTCTTTTATCCTGAAGCAGCAGGTTCTAAGCCAGAAAGACCTGGATGAGATGCTGCTCCGCAAAGAGGAGCGGCATTTGCCGGAGGACCTTCCGAAAGGTCTGACACAGGAAACACTGAAGCTTACCTGGACAGCCATTCTTGAACTTGAAGCTGAGCATTTTTCCATAGATGACCTCGTCAGCAAGGTGGGCATATCCCGCGTATCGGTACGGAAATACTTGAAGTTTCTGATTGATGCCGGGGTGCTGAATGTCAAGGTCAGCTACGGTACGATCGGCAGACCAGTTTATCAGCATTCAGTCAATCAATCCAAAATTCACATAATGAACCAGTATATGTAA
- the dcuS gene encoding DcuS/MalK family sensor histidine kinase yields MKKGKWSLQVTITVFVCAVVALSLLVTNLLVTSTVTENSERNQEEKAGNVARIMAETPLIIDALDGKGDKAAVQDYANQVRRASGVQFVVIMDMKGTRLSHPDPAKVGKPFVGGDEEEVLRGKAYTSISEGTLGRSLRSFTPIFNAEGVEVGAAAVGISLEEVNDAAERSRENILIGTVLGILAGMAGAVFLAKYIKRILFGLEPFAIAKLLQERSAVLQSVREGVIAVDQDANITLVNKAAEKLVHKAGLTIQNPVGKDINDYMPSSTLKRVLQTGKPELDEEQELKGITLLTNRVPVILDGKTVGAVATFRDKTEISQLAEQLTGVRLYADALRAQSHEFMNKLHVILGMVHMKHYEELAGYISGVVGHHQGEIGSISRKIKDPVLAGFLIGKVSKAREEGAELVYTTGYPVPEGEEHLTHELITIIGNLIDNSLAAVEHSAHKKVSVHFDYGDEILTVEVKDTGSGMSDDIQSRIFEKGFSTKGSDRGIGLHLVRESLSRLDGDMEIQSKEGRGTKVAVYIPYESKGGTS; encoded by the coding sequence ATGAAGAAAGGAAAATGGAGTCTTCAGGTAACGATTACGGTATTCGTCTGTGCGGTTGTTGCTCTGTCTCTTTTGGTGACCAATTTGCTTGTAACTAGTACGGTGACGGAGAACAGCGAGAGAAACCAGGAGGAAAAGGCCGGGAATGTAGCAAGGATTATGGCGGAAACGCCGCTGATTATTGACGCACTGGATGGAAAGGGAGATAAGGCAGCCGTGCAGGATTACGCCAATCAAGTCCGCAGGGCTTCGGGTGTTCAATTTGTCGTGATTATGGATATGAAGGGGACGCGGCTTTCCCATCCTGATCCAGCGAAGGTCGGGAAGCCGTTTGTCGGCGGAGATGAAGAGGAAGTATTGAGAGGGAAAGCATATACAAGCATATCAGAGGGGACACTTGGACGGTCGCTCCGGTCTTTCACCCCGATTTTTAACGCAGAAGGAGTGGAAGTCGGGGCTGCTGCGGTCGGAATCTCTCTTGAGGAGGTAAATGATGCGGCGGAAAGGAGCCGGGAAAATATCCTGATTGGAACGGTTCTTGGGATTCTTGCCGGAATGGCGGGAGCGGTTTTCCTCGCGAAGTACATTAAGAGAATTCTGTTCGGACTGGAGCCGTTTGCGATTGCCAAGCTTCTTCAGGAGAGGAGTGCCGTTCTTCAGTCTGTCCGGGAAGGGGTCATAGCCGTCGACCAAGATGCCAACATTACTCTTGTGAATAAAGCGGCGGAAAAGCTCGTGCATAAGGCGGGGCTGACGATTCAAAATCCGGTGGGGAAGGATATTAATGACTATATGCCGTCTTCCACTCTGAAGCGGGTGCTGCAGACAGGGAAGCCGGAACTTGATGAAGAGCAGGAATTAAAAGGCATCACTCTTCTTACAAACAGGGTGCCGGTTATTCTGGACGGCAAAACGGTCGGGGCGGTGGCGACGTTCCGTGATAAAACGGAAATCAGCCAGCTTGCCGAGCAGCTGACCGGTGTGAGGCTTTATGCGGATGCTCTCAGAGCTCAATCACACGAATTTATGAATAAACTGCATGTCATTTTAGGGATGGTCCATATGAAGCATTATGAGGAGCTGGCCGGCTATATCAGCGGAGTTGTGGGGCATCATCAGGGCGAAATCGGCTCCATTTCAAGGAAGATAAAAGATCCGGTGCTGGCGGGCTTTTTAATCGGCAAGGTCAGCAAAGCCAGGGAAGAGGGAGCGGAGCTTGTCTACACGACCGGTTATCCTGTGCCGGAAGGGGAGGAACACCTTACCCACGAGCTGATTACCATCATCGGAAATTTAATTGATAACTCACTTGCAGCCGTTGAACATTCTGCGCACAAAAAGGTCAGTGTCCATTTTGACTATGGCGATGAGATCCTGACCGTGGAAGTGAAGGATACAGGCAGCGGAATGAGTGACGACATTCAAAGCCGGATCTTTGAAAAAGGTTTTTCTACGAAAGGCAGTGACCGCGGGATCGGTTTGCATTTAGTCCGCGAGAGTCTTTCAAGGCTTGATGGAGACATGGAGATTCAATCAAAAGAAGGAAGGGGAACGAAAGTGGCCGTTTACATCCCATACGAAAGCAAAGGTGGCACGTCATGA